In Lytechinus variegatus isolate NC3 chromosome 18, Lvar_3.0, whole genome shotgun sequence, a single genomic region encodes these proteins:
- the LOC121432249 gene encoding uncharacterized protein LOC121432249: METSSSSSSATTESMDVLSQFFRRSIGLQSILQSNLPKFRGMPHHADDMSLSEWLEEFNGVTANQNMEMSSKARLLLDHLSGPAREEIMCLSESKRQDFDEIVSRLKLCFGYQETTQTLSSQFHNRIQRDGESLCDFSRALIRTYNKMEKAATTQAQGEALSQLKNKTLSDQFVNGAREAWVRRELRRIQMMHEIDGFAKIREEALKLFQETATTQRPRVREADIEVGRAVMKDSMLVQQVVEQQKAIMTELEQLRGEVAKLKGGKPQRKRTDGRCFSCGHKGHLRRDCPNIPTGSPAHEYNYSAGNWHQENQSFPTWSTESGTMQNHGSFNRPTVFQSSSQGAASIPHQHIASQEEN, from the coding sequence ATGGAAACCAGTTCGAGTTCATCATCAGCTACAACTGAGAGTATGGATGTTTTGTCCCAATTCTTCCGCCGTTCAATTGGATTACAGAGTATATTACAGAGCAACTTACCAAAATTCCGAGGGATGCCACATCATGCGGATGATATGTCCTTGTCAGAATGGCTTGAAGAATTTAATGGAGTAACTGCTAACCAAAATATGGAAATGAGTAGCAAAGCTCGACTGTTGCTAGATCACCTTTCAGGACCAGCACGAGAGGAAATAATGTGTCTCAGTGAATCAAAGAGAcaggattttgatgaaatagtAAGTCGTCTGAAATTGTGCTTTGGCTATCAGGAAACCACACAGACCCTCAGTAGTCAGTTTCATAATCGCATACAGAGAGATGGAGAATCACTTTGTGACTTCAGCCGTGCCCTGATTCGCACCTACAACAAGATGGAAAAAGCTGCCACTACACAAGCTCAAGGAGAAGCTTTAAGTCAGTTGAAAAACAAGACCTTAAGTGATCAATTTGTCAATGGTGCCCGGGAGGCTTGGGTGAGGAGAGAGTTGAGGCGAATACAGATGATGCATGAAATCGATGGATTTGCCAAGATTCGTGAGGAAGCCCTCAAACTCTTTCAGGAGACTGCCACCACTCAGAGGCCCAGAGTTCGAGAAGCAGATATTGAAGTTGGAAGGGCAGTCATGAAAGATTCCATGCTTGTGCAACAGGTAGTAGAACAACAGAAAGCTATAATGACGGAGTTGGAGCAACTTAGGGGAGAAGTCGCCAAGCTGAAAGGAGGAAAACCTCAGAGAAAGAGGACTGATGGACGATGCTTCAGCTGTGGCCATAAAGGACATCTACGACGTGACTGCCCCAACATACCCACCGGTTCCCCTGCACATGAATATAATTACTCTGCTGGCAACTGGCATCAGGAGAATCAAAGCTTCCCCACTTGGAGCACGGAATCAGGTACCATGCAGAATCATGGCAGTTTCAACAGGCCAACAGTCTTCCAGTCCTCATCACAAGGAGCTGCCAGTATTCCTCACCAACATATCGCATCCCAGGAGGAAAACTAG